One region of Synergistales bacterium genomic DNA includes:
- a CDS encoding PDZ domain-containing protein has product MFNRLIQRVRGNQWFRRLSFKSIARNSELVERLVWGTLLILLAWTVGWSGATLLADMLERPIIEARRTGILAAPPEQQSGRENTLPLGLSKFVVKEPFGVAPHPEKEPEPRQEKPADREPEIVPLKDLLLAGTLPGVGAWVREGKGISLVLLGDTIQGYRLDEVFLTYAMLSRDNESYILHYSASGERAKGADSSGSNNDSSAQKRRAEAENENFGEQVQAPSSGQAGVVARDLVNNLLMNPMDELNKVRLVPRIEDGKPAGIEVRSLQDDSVLSALGVQPKDVVQAINGVPLRNMGDVMNAVNSMMNGSKFEVTVLRDGSPQELDYVVR; this is encoded by the coding sequence ATGTTCAATAGACTGATCCAGAGGGTACGGGGGAACCAGTGGTTCCGCCGCCTTTCCTTCAAGAGCATCGCCCGGAACAGCGAGCTGGTGGAGCGGCTGGTCTGGGGGACGTTGCTGATTCTCCTCGCCTGGACCGTCGGGTGGTCCGGCGCCACGCTGCTGGCCGACATGCTGGAACGGCCCATCATCGAAGCCAGGCGGACGGGCATCCTGGCGGCGCCGCCGGAACAGCAGAGCGGCCGGGAGAACACCCTTCCGCTGGGGCTGTCCAAGTTTGTCGTCAAAGAGCCCTTCGGCGTGGCCCCCCATCCCGAGAAGGAACCGGAGCCCAGACAGGAGAAGCCTGCCGACAGGGAACCGGAGATCGTTCCCCTCAAGGACCTGCTCCTCGCCGGGACACTGCCCGGCGTGGGGGCCTGGGTCAGGGAAGGCAAGGGGATATCCCTGGTGTTGCTGGGCGACACCATTCAGGGCTACCGCCTCGACGAGGTCTTTCTGACCTATGCCATGCTCTCCCGGGACAACGAAAGCTACATCCTCCACTACAGCGCCTCCGGGGAGCGTGCCAAGGGAGCCGATTCCTCCGGAAGCAACAACGATTCCTCGGCACAGAAGCGGAGGGCCGAGGCGGAAAACGAGAACTTCGGCGAGCAGGTGCAGGCGCCCTCGTCGGGACAGGCCGGCGTTGTGGCCCGGGACCTGGTGAACAATCTGCTCATGAATCCCATGGATGAGCTGAATAAGGTCCGGCTGGTCCCCAGGATTGAGGACGGCAAGCCCGCCGGCATCGAGGTGCGGAGCCTCCAGGACGACAGCGTCCTCTCCGCGCTGGGTGTCCAGCCCAAGGACGTAGTGCAGGCCATCAACGGTGTTCCGCTGCGCAACATGGGGGACGTGATGAACGCCGTCAACTCCATGATGAACGGGAGCAAGTTCGAGGTGACCGTACTGCGGGACGGCAGCCCCCAGGAGCTCGACTATGTGGTCAGATAA
- a CDS encoding general secretion pathway protein GspK produces the protein MAVLLASTILMTGAVAFAWFSRVQMKRLERETFAVQARSVARVVLQNIGRGLALDKNNYDSMQEEWFGVFLLPFADGWQVKLSLQPLNDRIPVNQLFLPDGETLRREMQHPWEETWKRLGRTEAASILLDFLDTNTESRLGSSEREFFPNGPVADISQFIECPEITEELLYGGENGAKGLADYVSLWSDGTVNVNIAPAHVLSLLDSRLDSRIAEYIVEERSDRPLRDWKDLEVVPGYPQELTPRLMNTLAFTSTHFEVQMYVEGSGGGRRAFRAVLAKDSRGVSLVHWEEM, from the coding sequence GTGGCCGTACTGCTGGCCTCGACGATCCTCATGACCGGGGCCGTGGCCTTCGCCTGGTTCAGCCGGGTGCAGATGAAGCGCCTCGAACGGGAGACCTTTGCGGTGCAGGCGCGGAGCGTGGCGCGGGTGGTGCTGCAGAACATCGGCCGCGGACTGGCGCTGGACAAGAACAACTACGACTCCATGCAGGAGGAGTGGTTCGGTGTCTTCCTGCTCCCCTTCGCCGACGGCTGGCAGGTCAAGCTCTCCCTCCAGCCGCTCAACGACAGGATCCCGGTGAACCAGCTCTTTCTCCCCGACGGCGAGACCCTGCGCCGGGAGATGCAGCACCCCTGGGAGGAAACCTGGAAACGCCTGGGGCGCACCGAGGCGGCGTCGATCCTCCTGGATTTCCTGGACACCAACACCGAGTCCCGTCTGGGCAGCTCGGAGCGGGAGTTCTTCCCCAACGGCCCCGTGGCGGACATCTCGCAGTTTATCGAATGTCCGGAGATCACCGAGGAGCTGCTCTACGGCGGGGAGAACGGAGCGAAGGGGCTGGCCGACTACGTGAGCCTCTGGTCCGACGGGACGGTGAACGTCAACATCGCCCCGGCCCATGTGCTGTCGCTGCTGGACAGCCGTCTGGACAGCCGGATCGCCGAATACATTGTCGAAGAGCGGAGCGACAGGCCGCTCCGTGACTGGAAGGATCTCGAGGTCGTGCCGGGGTATCCCCAGGAGCTGACCCCCCGACTGATGAACACCCTTGCCTTTACCAGCACCCACTTCGAGGTGCAGATGTATGTGGAGGGGTCCGGGGGGGGCAGACGGGCGTTCCGCGCCGTTCTGGCCAAGGATTCCCGGGGCGTTTCCCTGGTCCACTGGGAGGAAATGTGA
- a CDS encoding type II secretion system GspH family protein, with the protein MRRSGFTLIEIMVVIALVGVVAAVGFAPLVHVVSQLRRVETEFGGRQAQRLAAQQIGRDLRRATPPHLDTALIVRHRDKLGGDADDMIAGLSVRRTEQGKIAGTVVYAVVREHLVRRIVPGLYRWFFPGDNPAQVDLEALDPEEGELVLPDVTGLRVRVRTGEEWSDEYRGAYPVGVRIALQREGARTSYAVVFPDI; encoded by the coding sequence ATGAGAAGATCCGGGTTCACGCTGATCGAGATCATGGTGGTCATCGCCCTGGTGGGCGTGGTGGCCGCCGTCGGCTTCGCTCCCCTGGTGCACGTGGTCTCCCAGCTCCGCCGTGTGGAAACGGAGTTCGGAGGTCGTCAGGCCCAGCGGCTGGCGGCGCAGCAGATCGGCCGGGATCTGCGTCGGGCCACGCCGCCGCATCTCGACACGGCGCTGATCGTCCGGCACCGGGACAAGCTCGGCGGTGACGCCGACGACATGATTGCGGGGCTCAGCGTCCGCCGGACGGAACAGGGCAAGATCGCCGGCACGGTGGTCTACGCCGTGGTCCGGGAGCATCTGGTCCGGCGGATCGTTCCGGGGCTCTACCGGTGGTTCTTCCCCGGCGACAACCCGGCGCAGGTGGACCTGGAGGCCCTGGATCCCGAGGAGGGGGAGCTGGTGCTCCCCGATGTCACGGGGCTCCGGGTCCGGGTGCGGACCGGCGAGGAGTGGTCCGACGAATACCGGGGGGCCTATCCGGTGGGGGTCAGGATCGCCTTGCAGCGAGAGGGAGCACGAACGAGCTATGCCGTTGTCTTTCCGGATATCTAG
- a CDS encoding ParB/RepB/Spo0J family partition protein: MHPSVGKCLIEDSPGGNPMDLVHFMKTGRTRLHEGDMELQNIETERIVANPRQPRRHFDSGALEELASSIRSVGILQPLLVRERDDGYELVAGERRLRAARMAGFERVPATVIPASDSDQQLFALVENIQRRDLSSIEEARCFRELLDSTGITQSALARRLGRSQAAIANKLRLLQLDGAVQTLVEQGRLGERHARTLLGLDAEQQRRLAEEAADRGLSTNALDKRVRSLKERDHAPSPEEQAAPHVETHREEDPAVPQGGGEGEFLQELVRFIETKQGSGMPIRWQVRELDQTHLVVELNVQLRKAPPETPPAENGGEAPSEEKEE; this comes from the coding sequence ATGCATCCGTCGGTGGGAAAATGCCTCATTGAAGACTCGCCGGGAGGAAATCCGATGGACCTGGTCCATTTTATGAAAACGGGGCGAACGCGATTGCACGAAGGTGACATGGAACTGCAGAATATAGAAACGGAACGCATTGTCGCCAATCCCAGACAGCCCAGACGACACTTCGACAGCGGGGCGCTGGAGGAGCTGGCGTCGTCGATCCGGTCGGTGGGCATCCTCCAGCCTCTGCTGGTGCGGGAGCGCGATGACGGGTACGAGCTGGTTGCCGGTGAGCGACGGCTCCGCGCCGCCAGGATGGCGGGGTTCGAGCGGGTCCCGGCGACGGTGATCCCCGCTTCGGACAGCGATCAGCAGCTCTTCGCCCTGGTGGAGAATATCCAGCGCCGCGACCTCTCCTCCATTGAGGAGGCACGCTGTTTCCGGGAGCTGCTTGACAGCACCGGGATCACCCAGAGCGCCCTGGCCCGCAGGCTGGGACGCTCCCAGGCGGCCATCGCCAACAAACTGCGGCTGCTGCAGCTGGATGGCGCCGTGCAGACGCTGGTGGAACAGGGCAGACTGGGGGAGCGGCACGCCCGGACCCTTCTGGGGCTTGATGCGGAGCAGCAGCGCCGGCTGGCCGAGGAGGCGGCGGACCGCGGCCTCTCCACGAACGCCCTGGACAAGCGGGTGAGGTCGCTGAAGGAACGGGACCACGCGCCGTCCCCGGAAGAGCAGGCGGCACCGCATGTGGAGACGCACAGAGAGGAGGACCCCGCTGTGCCCCAGGGAGGGGGCGAGGGGGAGTTCCTTCAGGAGCTGGTGCGTTTTATCGAAACGAAACAGGGCAGCGGGATGCCCATACGCTGGCAGGTCCGGGAGCTGGACCAGACCCACCTGGTGGTGGAACTGAACGTGCAGCTGCGGAAGGCGCCCCCCGAGACGCCGCCGGCGGAGAACGGAGGGGAAGCACCGTCTGAAGAGAAAGAGGAGTGA
- a CDS encoding O-antigen ligase family protein has translation MAKRKYGMKASKETRKTKRGRTAPEEPQILPAVPERLLVYLAIVSLALPNIIFSGTYWFQTLHLMKWVVAMTPVAVMALVGGYRLIRYGPGRVGFRLEGFGFIWFILLLYITVQPFWADLTSIPTFIREWFFFASMLGLYLFCRSADRQVWKTWLKWILLFAGLNAATNMVFAELQARDMVSGIPFIAQTPGHYIGNTGQKNMFGLWCAISLLGLFYLWLTETFKETGKRSLHVAHWLAIGLMPMIIWALLNTGSRSSILAFIGGIVMLVVGLWRAGQMWHPRKVMSLLVLLLVVLGGIVVTGHGMGKFKGFLEMVSDPGRIGGRNGIWATSWTMFAEQPWEGVGLGHFKLNYLEAQRKMFDRFDGMKWQFTNWAHNEYLQWFCEAGVVGGMILVGLVLWWLISYFRALLRRQALSLEAIYGNALLSMIWFDALWTRPFHRIEDALWLSFGFALANPELLRTPRRLAELLRRPLLNRTMGVVMVASALIGLVLLGQGMVADRKLAVAVRTREASTQRGLIKESSEALLFRDNAERQMAYHYIALGQAAENEKILKSGVARLDAYFRKRPHSRELRRLMKYYGMLGAKDRLQELTDYLKPGSYTIRRKPKDSSGPDGS, from the coding sequence GTGGCCAAACGCAAATACGGGATGAAGGCATCCAAAGAGACAAGAAAGACCAAACGCGGGCGCACGGCACCGGAGGAGCCGCAGATCCTTCCGGCGGTTCCGGAACGACTCCTGGTCTACCTCGCTATCGTGAGCCTCGCCCTTCCCAACATCATCTTTTCGGGGACCTACTGGTTCCAGACCCTCCACCTGATGAAGTGGGTGGTGGCCATGACCCCGGTGGCCGTCATGGCTCTCGTCGGCGGCTACAGACTGATCCGCTACGGTCCCGGGCGGGTGGGATTCAGGCTCGAGGGATTCGGCTTTATCTGGTTCATACTCCTGCTCTACATCACCGTCCAGCCCTTCTGGGCGGACCTCACCTCGATCCCCACCTTTATCCGGGAGTGGTTTTTCTTCGCTTCCATGCTCGGGCTCTATCTCTTCTGCCGTTCGGCGGACCGCCAGGTGTGGAAGACCTGGCTGAAGTGGATCCTCCTCTTTGCCGGGCTCAACGCGGCGACGAACATGGTCTTCGCCGAACTCCAGGCACGGGATATGGTCTCGGGCATCCCCTTCATTGCCCAGACGCCGGGCCACTATATCGGCAATACGGGGCAGAAGAACATGTTCGGCCTCTGGTGCGCCATCTCGCTGCTGGGGCTCTTCTACCTCTGGCTCACCGAGACCTTCAAGGAGACCGGGAAGAGATCGCTCCATGTTGCCCACTGGCTCGCCATCGGTCTCATGCCCATGATCATCTGGGCGCTGCTCAATACCGGCAGCCGCTCGTCGATCCTCGCCTTCATCGGCGGGATCGTCATGCTGGTGGTGGGCCTCTGGCGGGCCGGACAGATGTGGCATCCCAGGAAGGTGATGAGCCTCCTGGTGCTGCTGCTGGTCGTCCTCGGCGGCATCGTCGTCACGGGCCACGGGATGGGCAAGTTCAAAGGCTTTCTGGAGATGGTCTCCGACCCGGGCCGCATCGGCGGCCGGAACGGCATCTGGGCCACCTCCTGGACCATGTTCGCCGAACAGCCCTGGGAGGGCGTCGGCCTGGGCCACTTCAAGCTCAACTACCTGGAGGCCCAGCGGAAGATGTTCGACCGCTTCGACGGCATGAAATGGCAGTTCACCAACTGGGCGCACAACGAGTATCTCCAGTGGTTCTGCGAGGCCGGTGTCGTCGGCGGGATGATCCTGGTGGGGCTGGTGCTCTGGTGGCTGATCTCCTACTTCCGGGCGCTGCTCAGACGTCAGGCGCTCTCGCTGGAGGCGATCTACGGCAACGCCCTGCTCTCGATGATCTGGTTCGACGCCCTCTGGACCCGGCCCTTCCACCGTATTGAGGATGCCCTGTGGCTCTCCTTCGGCTTTGCGCTGGCCAATCCCGAGCTGCTCCGCACCCCCAGACGGCTCGCGGAGCTGCTCCGGCGGCCGCTGCTGAACCGGACAATGGGCGTCGTCATGGTGGCGAGCGCTCTGATCGGGCTGGTGCTTCTGGGGCAGGGCATGGTGGCCGACAGGAAGCTGGCTGTGGCCGTCCGGACCAGGGAGGCCTCCACACAGCGCGGGCTGATCAAGGAATCCAGCGAGGCGCTGCTCTTCCGGGACAATGCCGAGCGGCAGATGGCCTACCACTACATCGCCCTGGGACAGGCCGCCGAGAACGAAAAGATCCTGAAAAGCGGCGTCGCCCGGCTCGACGCCTACTTCCGGAAGCGTCCGCACAGCCGCGAGCTGCGCCGGCTGATGAAGTACTACGGCATGCTGGGCGCGAAGGACCGGCTGCAGGAGCTGACCGACTATCTCAAACCGGGGAGCTACACCATCCGGAGGAAGCCGAAGGACTCGTCGGGACCCGACGGCTCCTGA
- a CDS encoding type II secretion system GspH family protein translates to MAKRAPGWYTCRQHGRQGFTLIEVLAAVAILSLVATAGLRLSIVSQQAVTAVKEQQQVLEAAKALQMDFLTTRVADRGTSGDVEWETEQETQDVFGGMWQLEYRRLQVRSGTRSVTLFLP, encoded by the coding sequence TTGGCAAAGAGGGCCCCAGGCTGGTACACCTGTAGACAGCACGGAAGGCAGGGTTTCACCCTGATCGAGGTGCTGGCGGCCGTGGCGATCCTCTCCCTCGTGGCGACGGCGGGGCTACGGCTGAGCATCGTCTCGCAGCAGGCCGTCACGGCCGTGAAGGAACAGCAGCAGGTGCTGGAGGCCGCGAAAGCCCTGCAGATGGACTTTCTCACCACCCGTGTGGCCGACCGGGGAACCAGCGGCGATGTAGAATGGGAGACGGAGCAGGAGACCCAGGATGTCTTCGGCGGCATGTGGCAGCTGGAGTACCGACGACTGCAGGTCCGCTCGGGAACCAGGAGCGTTACGCTGTTCCTGCCGTAA